The genomic window tactctaacataatcaattttcacacttataatcaacctaggattcataaaaatgataaatcacaagggttggagGGTTTCTTATCTTAACCCATGAAATTGGTTGAAGGAACTCatcaatggctcatactagagcactcctaaataaaccaaaatcataaaattactcACCACCCATAACCAAACTCGAATTTAAGTGGGAAAAAGAAAACTGGGCAAAGGACAATGGAATACTCACCATAAGACTTAGATAAAAAttgtagaagatgagaagagcaacgcgtgaccacaaacggctcgtcaatcggagtttcggagagaaagttatggtggtttgaagttgATGGTAGCTAGGGtttctctcttcctcctctcttcACCATTTTAGCGTGTTTCTCTCTTCAAAAAGGGGGAAATGGGTTGTTCTGTGCTGAAATGAGTTCTTATATAGTGTTCCACTTGGGCTCGGTTCACTTATTTTAGCCCGTTGACCCAATTTTAGgttaaaacctttaagattagagttttaaatcgtattttaaatatttctagctTCCCAAATTATAATTTCTCCTTTCTTAAccttattcacttataattaatttatttagctgTAGTACCGGTTATATTTCAGCCGGTATTGCCATTCAAATTTTCAATGCCCATTTTTACGCAGGAAACtatgttttctgactcagaaaaattcactaagtccaaatatcatatttaaattatcaaattctgattgctaaattttctaactatattcgctcctatttaatttatattttaattaattacagTTTGACCGGATTTTTCAGTAACAATGAAATAGTTAAGCACCAATCACCAATGTGATTCTCTCCACTAAGTAAACaaactttcttttaaaatttatttgcCATGTGTCACACATCTACTAGTAGGTCAATTTTTTACCATCCTTAGCCGCTATTCTTTATGCTGCCATTAAACTGATCAATTTGTTATAATGTTGGTTAAAATTAACCCCTAGAGCATCTCCAATGCAtagttttaatttcattttatggTCCAACAAGATGTCACATAAGTATTTGTGGAACCATATATcataaaatttgatttgaaactcAATGTAAAATTTGCCATTCCAATGCATAGTCTCATTTTACTAACAACAATACAATAACGTTACAATGTTCATTTAATAAGAATTTAATAAAGTATACAAGTGGCATTATTTTGGTGATCTTTCTTTAAAATGATAAGGTATCTCTTTTTTTATACCAATATCATTTTAGAATTGGTatctaaaataaattttaaataatttcaaTTACAGTAAAAGTCAAAAGTGATACCCAAAATTGATTCCATTGGAGTTGCTTTTATAATGTTATTATAGCTTAGTTGTCCAACATTATTCATAAAATtattatttcaaattaaaatgtAGGAAATATTCATGGCTGGATCAGAAACTACAAGCAGCACGATAGAGTGGGCACTCACAGAGCTTCTGTGCAACCGTAATTGCTTAATGAAGGTAAAATCCGAGCTCAATAGAGTGGTTGGAACCGCAAGGGAACTCGAAGAGAGTGACATAGAAAAGCTCCCATACCTTCAAGCTGTGGTGAAAGAAACACTTCGCTTGCACCCTCCCATTCCGTTGCTTGTTCCTCGAAGGGCCATTCAGGACACAAAGTTCATGGGATACTACATACCAAAAGACACGCAGGTCTTCGTGAATGCGTGGGCCATTGGAAGGGACCCAGATGTGTGGAAAGACCCTTTGACCTTCAAGCCTGAAAGGTTTATTTTTTGTGATGGTGGGTCAAAGGTAGATTATAAAGGTCAACACTATGAGTTCATTC from Arachis ipaensis cultivar K30076 chromosome B09, Araip1.1, whole genome shotgun sequence includes these protein-coding regions:
- the LOC107616181 gene encoding cytochrome P450 76A1-like — protein: MAGSETTSSTIEWALTELLCNRNCLMKVKSELNRVVGTARELEESDIEKLPYLQAVVKETLRLHPPIPLLVPRRAIQDTKFMGYYIPKDTQVFVNAWAIGRDPDVWKDPLTFKPERFIFCDGGSKVDYKGQHYEFIPFGAGRRMCAGVPLAHRVLHLVLGSLLHRFDWELDSHVTPSTMDMRDKLGITMRKLEPLLAVPKLVAPS